One stretch of Bordetella avium DNA includes these proteins:
- the lepA gene encoding translation elongation factor 4, with amino-acid sequence MQHIRNFSIIAHIDHGKSTLADRLIQRCGGLAAREMSAQVLDSMDIERERGITIKAQTAALEYKAQDGKVYNLNLIDTPGHVDFSYEVSRSLSACEGALLVVDASQGVEAQTVANCYTAIDLGVEVLAVLNKMDLPQADPEGARQEVEDVIGIDASDAVLASAKTGMGIDEILEAIVARVPSPEGDPEAALQALIIDSWFDNYVGVVMLVRIVNGVLRPKDKILLMASGATHLCEQTGVFTPKSQPRAQLSAGEVGFIIAGIKELAHAKVGDTITLAGKPAAAPLPGFKEVQPQVFAGLYPVESSEYDQLRDSLEKLKLNDAALMFEPEVSQALGFGFRCGFLGLLHMEIVQERLEREFDMDIITTAPSVVYEVVERDGTVLTIESPSRMPEVGKIAEIREPIVKVTLFMPQEYVGPVMTLCNNKRGNQINMTYHGRQVHLTYEIPLAEIVLDFFDRLKSVSRGYASMDYEFLEYRPADVVKVDLLINGDRVDALAMIVHRSNARYRARDVVSRMRALIPRQMYDVAIQAAIGAEVIARENVKALRKNVLAKCYGGDISRKKKLLEKQKAGKKRMKQVGTVEIPQEAFLAILQVEDK; translated from the coding sequence ATGCAGCATATCCGTAACTTTTCCATCATTGCCCATATCGACCACGGCAAATCGACGTTGGCCGATCGCTTGATCCAGCGTTGCGGCGGCTTGGCGGCTCGCGAAATGTCGGCTCAGGTGTTGGATTCGATGGACATCGAGCGTGAGCGCGGCATTACGATCAAGGCCCAGACGGCGGCGCTGGAGTACAAGGCCCAGGACGGCAAGGTTTACAACCTCAATCTGATCGACACCCCGGGTCACGTAGACTTTTCTTATGAAGTGAGCCGTTCCTTGTCGGCTTGCGAGGGCGCATTGCTGGTGGTGGACGCGTCCCAGGGCGTCGAAGCGCAAACCGTGGCCAACTGCTATACGGCTATCGATCTGGGCGTGGAGGTGCTGGCTGTCCTGAATAAAATGGACTTGCCCCAGGCCGATCCCGAGGGCGCGCGCCAGGAGGTCGAAGATGTCATCGGCATCGACGCCTCCGACGCCGTACTGGCCAGCGCCAAGACCGGGATGGGCATTGACGAGATTCTTGAGGCCATCGTGGCCCGTGTGCCGTCCCCTGAGGGTGACCCGGAAGCTGCGCTGCAGGCGCTGATTATCGACTCCTGGTTCGATAACTATGTCGGTGTCGTGATGCTGGTGCGCATCGTCAACGGTGTATTGCGCCCGAAAGACAAGATTTTGCTGATGGCTTCCGGTGCCACGCATCTGTGCGAGCAGACCGGCGTGTTCACGCCCAAGTCGCAGCCGCGTGCGCAGTTGTCGGCAGGCGAGGTGGGCTTCATCATTGCGGGCATCAAAGAGTTGGCGCATGCCAAAGTGGGTGACACCATCACCTTGGCTGGCAAGCCCGCCGCCGCGCCTTTGCCGGGCTTCAAAGAGGTCCAGCCGCAGGTTTTCGCCGGCCTCTACCCGGTCGAGAGTTCCGAATACGATCAGTTGCGCGACTCGCTCGAAAAACTCAAGCTTAACGACGCTGCGCTCATGTTCGAGCCTGAAGTGTCGCAGGCCCTGGGTTTCGGTTTTCGTTGCGGTTTTCTTGGGCTCTTGCACATGGAAATCGTGCAGGAGCGTCTGGAGCGCGAGTTCGATATGGACATCATCACCACCGCGCCGTCGGTGGTGTACGAGGTCGTTGAGCGCGACGGTACGGTGTTGACCATCGAAAGCCCCTCGCGCATGCCGGAAGTCGGCAAGATTGCCGAAATCCGCGAGCCTATCGTCAAGGTCACGCTTTTCATGCCGCAGGAGTATGTCGGTCCGGTGATGACGCTGTGTAATAACAAGCGCGGCAACCAGATCAACATGACCTACCATGGTCGGCAGGTGCATCTCACCTATGAGATCCCGCTGGCTGAAATCGTGCTGGACTTCTTCGATCGTCTGAAGTCCGTGTCGCGCGGTTATGCCTCGATGGACTACGAGTTCCTCGAGTACCGCCCGGCAGACGTGGTTAAGGTCGATCTGCTGATCAATGGCGACCGGGTCGATGCGCTTGCCATGATTGTGCACCGCTCGAATGCCCGCTACCGTGCCCGTGATGTGGTGTCGCGCATGCGTGCCCTGATTCCGCGCCAGATGTATGACGTTGCCATTCAGGCAGCGATCGGCGCTGAAGTCATTGCGCGTGAGAACGTCAAGGCGCTGCGTAAGAACGTGTTGGCCAAGTGCTACGGCGGCGATATCTCGCGCAAGAAAAAGCTGCTCGAAAAGCAAAAGGCTGGCAAGAAGCGCATGAAACAGGTCGGGACTGTGGAAATTCCGCAAGAAGCCTTTCTTGCCATTCTGCAGGTCGAGGACAAGTAG
- a CDS encoding DegQ family serine endoprotease has product MKKTDSSNLFFRRLVAAMMMGSALALAQAPMVAHAQTPVAGGVLPDFTAIVEKAEPAVVNIRTTATVPVRGGPGGPGGGNDPYDMFRWFFGPDFQPPGMPPGQRRQQPQPSQPEERTVPRGVGSGFFISDDGYIMTNNHVISDAADIIVTLTDGREFKAKVIGSDERTDVALIKIDAKGMTALPIGDNKTLKKGQWVLAIGSPFGLESTVTSGIVSAIGRDTGEYLPFIQTDVAVNPGNSGGPLLNMKGEVVGINSQIISRSGGFMGISLAIPIDEAMRVVEQLRTTGKVTRGRIGVQIGEVGKDVADAIGLPKAEGALVSSVEADGPADKAGVQPGDVILKFNGQTIKRWSDLPRIVGDVKPGTSGKMEVWRKGKPVTLDVKVAELKAEKAASTSRDDKEEAPAINNHLGLSVVDVPADTQRKLRIKGGVQVRAVEGVAASAGLQAGDIVLAVNDTDVINAGQFAKVVDKLDKAKTVGLLVRRGDQTQWVAVQPASK; this is encoded by the coding sequence ATGAAAAAAACTGATTCGTCGAACTTGTTTTTCCGGCGGCTGGTCGCAGCCATGATGATGGGGTCGGCCCTGGCCCTGGCGCAAGCGCCGATGGTCGCCCATGCTCAAACCCCGGTCGCCGGCGGTGTGCTGCCTGATTTCACCGCCATCGTCGAGAAGGCCGAGCCTGCGGTCGTCAATATCCGCACCACGGCCACGGTGCCGGTGCGAGGTGGCCCGGGCGGGCCTGGCGGCGGCAACGATCCCTACGACATGTTCCGCTGGTTCTTCGGGCCGGACTTCCAGCCCCCTGGCATGCCTCCTGGCCAGCGCCGTCAGCAACCGCAACCCTCGCAGCCGGAAGAGCGCACGGTGCCGCGAGGTGTGGGTTCGGGCTTCTTCATCTCCGATGACGGCTACATCATGACGAACAATCACGTCATCAGCGATGCCGCCGACATCATCGTCACGCTGACCGATGGTCGTGAGTTCAAGGCCAAGGTCATCGGCTCCGACGAGCGCACCGATGTTGCCCTGATCAAAATTGACGCCAAGGGCATGACGGCCTTGCCGATCGGCGACAACAAAACGCTCAAGAAGGGGCAGTGGGTGTTGGCCATCGGCTCGCCCTTCGGCCTTGAGTCCACCGTGACTTCGGGTATCGTCAGCGCCATCGGCCGCGATACCGGGGAGTATCTGCCTTTCATTCAGACCGACGTCGCCGTCAATCCCGGCAACTCTGGCGGCCCGCTGCTGAACATGAAGGGCGAGGTGGTCGGTATCAACTCGCAGATCATTTCGCGCAGTGGCGGCTTCATGGGCATTTCGCTGGCGATCCCGATCGATGAGGCCATGCGTGTGGTCGAGCAGTTGCGCACGACGGGTAAGGTCACCCGTGGGCGTATCGGCGTGCAGATCGGCGAAGTGGGCAAGGATGTCGCCGACGCCATCGGTCTGCCGAAAGCGGAAGGCGCTCTCGTGAGCAGCGTGGAGGCGGATGGCCCCGCAGACAAGGCGGGCGTTCAGCCGGGCGACGTGATTCTGAAGTTCAATGGTCAGACCATCAAGCGCTGGTCGGATCTGCCGCGCATCGTGGGCGATGTCAAACCCGGAACCTCGGGCAAGATGGAGGTTTGGCGCAAGGGCAAGCCCGTGACGCTGGACGTCAAGGTGGCTGAGCTGAAGGCCGAAAAGGCGGCTTCTACCAGTCGAGATGACAAGGAAGAAGCGCCGGCAATCAACAACCATCTCGGCCTGAGCGTGGTTGACGTGCCCGCTGATACGCAGCGCAAGTTGCGCATCAAGGGGGGCGTTCAGGTTCGTGCTGTAGAGGGTGTGGCAGCTTCTGCGGGGCTGCAAGCCGGTGATATCGTGTTGGCAGTCAATGACACCGACGTGATCAACGCCGGCCAGTTCGCCAAGGTGGTGGACAAGCTGGATAAGGCCAAGACGGTCGGCCTGTTGGTACGCCGTGGCGACCAGACGCAATGGGTCGCAGTACAGCCCGCCAGCAAATAA
- a CDS encoding MucB/RseB C-terminal domain-containing protein, with amino-acid sequence MMRVQRMRTDRRVAWQHLAVAMAFCGMAGWYGTARAQSAPLPDPVQLLADIQQAARTQDYAGVFMYQQGDTMQSSRLVHIVDGTGERERLEILDGQPREYLRHNENVQCLIPEHETVLLERRRGDRFPGLLLGDPKDLTKHYVIRAESKLHRVADRQCRPISIEPRDALRYGYRLCADVDTNLLLKAQTVDGKRGVVEQVSFSSLRVGSDVDAGSLNSRWNTRDWRIVEPDMKPVDLAALGWRIPAPEGFSPVMQVARQMGKGTVSQVVLSDGLAAISVFIEPYDGTRHHHPPAGLVQRGSINIYGTRIADYWMTVLGEVPAATLETLAQNTEYVPASPPE; translated from the coding sequence ATGATGCGAGTGCAGCGCATGCGCACCGACCGGCGCGTGGCTTGGCAGCATTTGGCTGTTGCCATGGCATTTTGCGGCATGGCAGGCTGGTATGGCACGGCGCGGGCGCAAAGCGCCCCGCTGCCTGATCCGGTTCAGTTGCTTGCTGATATTCAGCAAGCTGCTCGCACGCAGGACTACGCAGGCGTTTTCATGTATCAACAAGGCGACACCATGCAGTCGTCGCGCTTGGTCCATATCGTCGATGGTACCGGAGAGCGCGAGCGCCTTGAGATTCTCGATGGCCAGCCGCGCGAGTACCTTCGGCACAATGAAAATGTGCAGTGTCTGATTCCCGAGCATGAGACGGTCTTGCTGGAGCGTCGCCGTGGCGACCGCTTTCCCGGGCTGCTGCTGGGTGATCCCAAAGACCTCACCAAGCACTACGTCATTCGCGCCGAGTCCAAACTTCATCGCGTCGCAGACCGGCAGTGTCGCCCGATTTCGATCGAGCCGCGCGACGCGCTGCGCTATGGCTACAGGCTTTGCGCTGATGTCGATACCAATCTTTTGCTCAAAGCGCAGACGGTAGATGGCAAGCGGGGTGTGGTTGAGCAGGTGTCGTTCTCGTCGCTGCGTGTCGGCAGCGATGTCGATGCCGGATCACTCAATTCGCGCTGGAATACGCGAGATTGGCGTATCGTCGAGCCCGATATGAAGCCTGTCGATCTGGCGGCGCTCGGTTGGCGCATCCCTGCGCCCGAGGGCTTCTCACCCGTTATGCAGGTGGCTCGGCAAATGGGTAAGGGAACGGTTAGCCAGGTTGTGCTGTCAGATGGTTTGGCGGCGATTTCCGTCTTCATCGAACCTTATGACGGAACTCGCCATCACCATCCGCCCGCCGGGCTTGTCCAGCGTGGCTCGATCAACATCTATGGAACCCGCATCGCGGACTATTGGATGACGGTGTTGGGTGAAGTACCCGCGGCAACGCTGGAAACCCTGGCTCAAAATACGGAGTACGTGCCTGCGTCGCCACCCGAATAA
- a CDS encoding sigma-E factor negative regulatory protein yields the protein MQTAAKSVIAEASIEESVSAWMDGEGSEDFLHQLVSPQGRKTWDEYHLIGDALRSADLMITPSANFQARLSRALEAELPIVAAPRRRSPLRMGLSSLAVAAAVATVVWVAQPYLASGPVSSAPVLAEVSRDDPGLRDYLEAHRQMAGPSAVRQVSFETGAR from the coding sequence ATGCAAACAGCAGCCAAGTCCGTGATCGCCGAAGCCTCAATCGAGGAGTCGGTTTCCGCCTGGATGGACGGCGAAGGATCAGAGGACTTTTTACATCAACTGGTCTCGCCGCAAGGTCGTAAGACCTGGGACGAGTATCACCTCATCGGCGATGCCTTGCGCAGCGCCGACCTGATGATTACCCCGAGCGCCAATTTCCAGGCCCGTTTGTCGCGCGCCTTGGAGGCCGAGCTGCCCATCGTGGCCGCGCCGCGCCGCCGTTCGCCCCTGCGCATGGGTTTGTCGAGCCTGGCGGTGGCCGCTGCCGTGGCAACCGTGGTCTGGGTGGCTCAGCCCTATCTGGCCTCCGGGCCGGTCAGTTCCGCGCCTGTGCTGGCTGAGGTCAGCCGCGATGATCCGGGTCTGCGCGACTATCTCGAGGCTCATCGCCAGATGGCCGGCCCGAGTGCGGTGCGGCAGGTCTCATTCGAGACCGGAGCACGCTGA
- the rpoE gene encoding RNA polymerase sigma factor RpoE — protein sequence MSERDVDAELVARVQRGDKKAFDLLVTKYQRKILRLLARMIRDPAEIEDVAQEAFIKAYRALPQFRGESAFYTWLYRIAINTARNWLASSGRRPSAPNAIETEDGETFNETENLTDISTPEAMYASREIAETVNAAIDELPEELRTAIVLREIEGMSYEDIAQSMDCPIGTVRSRIFRAREAIANRLRPLLDTDAERRW from the coding sequence ATGAGCGAACGCGACGTCGACGCCGAGCTTGTTGCGCGTGTGCAACGCGGTGACAAGAAAGCATTCGACCTGCTGGTCACGAAATACCAGCGCAAGATTCTTCGTCTGCTGGCGAGGATGATCCGCGACCCGGCCGAAATTGAGGACGTGGCGCAAGAAGCTTTCATTAAAGCGTATCGGGCCCTGCCCCAGTTTCGCGGCGAGAGTGCTTTTTATACCTGGCTCTACCGTATTGCCATCAATACCGCCCGCAATTGGCTCGCGTCATCGGGGCGACGTCCCAGCGCACCCAATGCAATTGAAACGGAAGATGGTGAAACTTTTAACGAAACCGAGAACCTAACCGATATAAGCACGCCGGAAGCGATGTATGCCAGCCGGGAAATTGCCGAGACGGTCAATGCGGCCATCGACGAATTGCCCGAAGAGCTGCGCACGGCTATCGTCCTACGTGAAATTGAAGGTATGAGTTACGAAGACATCGCCCAGAGCATGGACTGCCCCATTGGTACGGTTCGTTCCCGCATTTTTCGTGCGCGGGAAGCCATTGCCAATCGGTTGCGCCCCCTGCTTGACACCGATGCCGAGCGTCGCTGGTAA
- the fabF gene encoding beta-ketoacyl-ACP synthase II → MKRRVVITGLGIVSPVGNDLTTAWDNIVNGRSGIGRISRFDPSALTTHIAGEVKGFDVTEYLQPKEARQMDTFIHYGIAAGMQAWRDSGLEVTEENAERIGVIVGSGIGGLPRIEETQTELLAKGPRRISPFFVPGSLINLISGHLSIIYGLKGPSYAVVSACTTGLHSIGDAARLIEYGDADVMIAGGAESTVSPLGIGGFAAMRALSTRNDDPATASRPWDRDRDGFVLGEGAGVLVLEEYEHAKKRGARIYGEFAGYGMSSDAHHITAPDKDGPRRGIINALRNGGLNADDIQYVNAHGTSTPLGDKNESDALKLAFGDHARKLVVNSTKSMTGHLLGAAGGIEAVFTTLAVYNQISPPTINIFNQDPECDLDYCANQARPMKINVALSNSFGFGGTNGSMAVRRL, encoded by the coding sequence GTGAAGCGACGTGTCGTCATCACAGGCCTGGGCATCGTTTCCCCCGTAGGCAACGATCTCACCACCGCTTGGGACAATATCGTCAACGGACGTTCTGGCATCGGCCGTATCTCGCGATTTGATCCGTCGGCCCTGACCACCCACATTGCGGGTGAGGTCAAAGGCTTTGACGTCACCGAGTATTTGCAGCCCAAAGAAGCACGCCAGATGGATACGTTCATCCATTACGGTATTGCTGCGGGCATGCAGGCTTGGCGCGATTCGGGCCTGGAAGTCACCGAGGAAAACGCCGAGCGTATCGGTGTGATCGTGGGTTCCGGTATCGGCGGTCTGCCTCGTATCGAAGAGACGCAGACGGAGTTGCTGGCTAAAGGCCCGCGCCGGATATCGCCGTTCTTCGTCCCGGGTTCGTTGATCAACCTGATTTCTGGCCATCTGTCCATCATATATGGACTGAAAGGCCCCAGCTATGCCGTTGTGTCCGCTTGCACGACAGGTTTGCACAGCATTGGCGATGCCGCCCGCCTGATCGAGTACGGCGATGCCGATGTCATGATCGCAGGCGGCGCCGAATCGACGGTGTCTCCGCTGGGCATTGGCGGTTTTGCCGCCATGCGTGCGCTGTCCACGCGTAATGATGATCCCGCCACGGCTTCGCGTCCCTGGGACCGTGACCGTGATGGTTTCGTGCTGGGTGAGGGCGCAGGGGTGCTGGTGCTCGAAGAGTACGAACATGCCAAGAAGCGCGGCGCCCGCATTTATGGCGAGTTTGCCGGCTATGGCATGAGTTCGGATGCGCATCACATCACCGCGCCCGACAAAGACGGCCCGCGCCGCGGCATTATCAATGCTCTGCGCAACGGCGGTCTCAATGCCGACGATATCCAGTACGTCAACGCGCACGGCACTTCTACGCCCTTGGGCGACAAGAACGAAAGCGATGCGCTTAAGTTGGCCTTTGGCGATCACGCCCGCAAGCTGGTCGTGAACTCGACTAAGTCCATGACCGGGCATCTGTTGGGCGCCGCTGGCGGTATCGAGGCGGTGTTTACGACGCTGGCGGTCTACAACCAGATTTCGCCTCCGACCATCAACATCTTCAATCAAGATCCTGAGTGCGATCTGGACTATTGCGCCAATCAAGCTCGTCCGATGAAGATCAACGTTGCACTGTCCAATTCCTTCGGCTTTGGCGGCACCAACGGGTCGATGGCTGTCCGCCGGCTTTGA
- the acpP gene encoding acyl carrier protein: MESIEQRVKKIVAEQLGVNEAEIKNESSFLDDLGADSLDMVELVMALEDEFETEIPDEEAEKITTVQQAIDYINSHGKQ, from the coding sequence ATGGAAAGCATCGAACAGCGCGTCAAGAAGATCGTCGCTGAACAACTTGGCGTGAACGAAGCCGAGATCAAGAACGAGTCCTCCTTCCTTGACGACCTCGGTGCCGATTCGCTCGACATGGTCGAGCTGGTCATGGCCCTCGAAGACGAATTCGAGACCGAGATCCCCGACGAAGAGGCCGAAAAGATCACGACCGTGCAGCAAGCGATTGATTACATCAATTCGCACGGTAAGCAGTAA
- the fabG gene encoding 3-oxoacyl-ACP reductase FabG, translated as MEHTSKDLEGKIALVTGATRGIGQAIAQELAARGAKVVGTATSESGAAAITEALSASGGRGVVLNVTDAAAVDALLDELGKEGGGPHILVNNAGITRDTLAMRMKDEDWSAVIDTNLSSVFRLSRAVLRNMMKARWGRIINITSVVGSSGNAGQANYAAAKAGVSGMTRALARELGSRNITVNCVAPGFIDTDMTRVLGEAQTAALLQQIPLGRLGAPADIANAVGFLASPLAGYITGTTLHVNGGMYMQ; from the coding sequence ATGGAACATACTAGCAAAGACCTCGAAGGCAAGATCGCTCTGGTGACGGGCGCTACCCGCGGTATCGGCCAGGCCATCGCACAAGAACTCGCGGCGCGCGGCGCCAAGGTCGTCGGTACGGCAACCTCCGAGTCTGGCGCGGCTGCTATCACCGAGGCCTTGTCGGCCAGCGGTGGTCGTGGAGTGGTGCTGAACGTCACCGATGCGGCAGCCGTTGACGCCTTGCTAGACGAGCTTGGCAAAGAGGGAGGCGGTCCCCATATCCTCGTCAACAACGCAGGCATCACGCGCGATACGCTGGCTATGCGCATGAAAGATGAAGACTGGTCGGCTGTCATCGACACCAACTTGAGCTCGGTATTCCGTCTGTCGCGTGCCGTGCTGCGCAATATGATGAAGGCCCGTTGGGGCCGTATCATTAACATTACCTCCGTGGTCGGCTCTTCCGGCAATGCCGGCCAGGCCAATTACGCGGCGGCCAAGGCAGGGGTGTCGGGCATGACGCGTGCGTTGGCTCGAGAGCTCGGCAGCCGCAACATCACGGTAAACTGCGTGGCGCCAGGTTTCATCGACACCGACATGACCCGTGTGCTCGGTGAGGCGCAGACCGCCGCGCTGCTGCAACAAATTCCGCTGGGCCGCCTTGGCGCCCCGGCTGATATCGCCAACGCGGTGGGCTTTCTGGCCAGTCCGCTGGCGGGTTACATTACAGGTACGACCCTGCACGTCAATGGCGGGATGTACATGCAATAA
- the fabD gene encoding ACP S-malonyltransferase — protein MKLAFVFPGQGSQSVGMMDVWAGNSAAADVLARAGQALGQDLAALIAQGPAEQLNLTTNTQPAMLTAGVACFAAWRDAGGPLPALMAGHSLGEYAALTAAGSLALEDAVRLVRIRADAMQAAVPVGAGAMAAILGLDDDTVRAVCLQSAQGEVVEAVNFNAPAQVVIAGHKAAVERACEAAKAAGAKRALLLPVSAPFHSSLLQPAAAVLSGALAEVAVQSPQVPVVNNVDVVVQSEPSAICDALVRQAWHAVRWVETLQFMKAQGVTHVIEFGPGKVLTGLTKRIDSELTGLAVTDPASLEAALALVKGN, from the coding sequence ATGAAACTCGCATTTGTGTTCCCCGGCCAGGGCTCCCAGTCCGTTGGCATGATGGATGTCTGGGCTGGCAATTCCGCCGCTGCCGATGTGTTGGCGCGTGCTGGCCAGGCTTTGGGGCAGGATCTCGCCGCCCTGATCGCTCAGGGCCCGGCTGAACAACTCAATCTCACGACCAATACGCAGCCGGCCATGTTGACCGCCGGTGTCGCCTGCTTCGCCGCCTGGCGCGACGCGGGTGGCCCGCTGCCGGCCTTGATGGCGGGCCATAGTCTGGGTGAGTATGCGGCGCTGACGGCTGCCGGTTCACTGGCGCTCGAAGATGCCGTGCGTCTGGTACGTATCCGCGCTGATGCCATGCAGGCTGCCGTACCGGTTGGTGCTGGTGCGATGGCTGCCATTCTGGGTCTGGATGACGATACGGTGCGCGCCGTGTGCCTGCAGTCGGCACAGGGTGAAGTCGTCGAGGCTGTCAATTTCAACGCGCCTGCTCAGGTCGTGATCGCCGGGCATAAGGCCGCGGTCGAGCGTGCTTGCGAGGCGGCCAAGGCTGCCGGCGCCAAGCGCGCGCTGCTGCTGCCGGTGTCAGCCCCATTTCATTCCAGCCTGTTGCAGCCGGCCGCTGCCGTGTTGTCGGGCGCATTGGCCGAGGTGGCGGTTCAGTCGCCCCAAGTGCCTGTTGTCAATAATGTCGACGTCGTAGTTCAGAGTGAGCCGTCTGCAATTTGCGATGCGCTCGTCCGTCAGGCCTGGCATGCTGTGCGCTGGGTTGAGACGCTGCAATTCATGAAAGCGCAGGGCGTCACCCATGTTATCGAGTTTGGTCCGGGCAAGGTCTTGACCGGTCTGACCAAACGCATCGATAGCGAACTCACCGGCCTGGCCGTGACTGATCCTGCCTCGCTGGAAGCTGCGCTGGCGCTCGTGAAGGGAAACTGA
- a CDS encoding beta-ketoacyl-ACP synthase III produces the protein MSMAMKYSVIAGSGSYLPERVVSNDELAVELAQRGIQTSDEWIVERTGIRQRHLAERGVTTSVLATEAARRAMADAGVGPADLDLIIVATSTPDFVFPSTACLVQANLGAKGGAAFDVQAVCSGFAYALTTADSFVRAGRVRCALVIGAEVFSSILDWNDRSTCVLFGDGAGAVVIKAADEPGILAAQLHADGSQTKILCAAGNVAYGQVTGDPFLRMDGQAVFKQAVTVLDRSARDVCAEAGMTIDQVDWLVPHQANVRILNFLARKLNVSADRVVVTVDQHANTSAASVPLALDAARRDGRIKPGQHVLMQGVGGGFTWGSVLARM, from the coding sequence ATGAGCATGGCAATGAAATATTCGGTGATCGCAGGTTCGGGCAGCTATCTGCCCGAGCGTGTCGTGTCCAATGATGAGCTGGCCGTCGAATTGGCCCAGCGTGGTATCCAGACCTCCGACGAATGGATTGTCGAGCGCACGGGTATCCGCCAGCGGCATCTGGCTGAGCGCGGCGTCACGACCAGTGTGCTGGCGACCGAGGCTGCCCGTCGCGCCATGGCGGATGCTGGCGTGGGGCCTGCTGATCTGGATCTGATCATCGTGGCCACCTCGACGCCCGATTTCGTATTCCCCAGCACGGCCTGCCTGGTACAGGCCAACCTGGGCGCAAAGGGCGGTGCTGCTTTCGATGTGCAAGCGGTGTGCAGCGGCTTTGCCTATGCGCTCACCACTGCCGACAGCTTCGTGCGCGCTGGTCGCGTCCGTTGCGCGCTGGTCATCGGCGCCGAAGTGTTTTCCAGCATTCTCGACTGGAATGACCGCAGCACCTGCGTTTTGTTTGGTGACGGCGCTGGCGCCGTTGTCATCAAGGCGGCCGACGAACCGGGCATTCTGGCCGCACAGCTGCATGCAGATGGCAGCCAGACCAAAATTTTGTGCGCGGCGGGTAATGTCGCTTATGGCCAGGTAACGGGCGATCCCTTCTTGCGCATGGATGGTCAGGCTGTTTTCAAGCAGGCGGTGACCGTGCTGGACCGATCGGCACGCGATGTGTGCGCAGAAGCTGGCATGACCATCGATCAGGTCGATTGGCTGGTGCCGCACCAGGCCAACGTCCGCATTCTCAATTTCCTCGCGCGCAAGCTCAACGTGTCGGCCGACCGTGTTGTCGTCACCGTTGATCAGCACGCCAATACCTCGGCGGCCAGCGTGCCTCTGGCTCTGGATGCCGCCCGTCGCGACGGGCGGATCAAGCCCGGCCAGCATGTCCTCATGCAGGGCGTGGGTGGTGGCTTTACCTGGGGTTCGGTGCTGGCCCGCATGTAG
- the plsX gene encoding phosphate acyltransferase PlsX, with protein sequence MIRIAIDCMGGDHGLPVTIPAAIEFARQYPDTRLLLVGLPDAIEAALSEHRSAPRDRLEIVAASEVVTMDDPVEVALRRKKDSSMRLAAQAVKDGRADACVSAGNTGAWMAISRYVLKTLDGIDRPAIATSIPNQVGGATTVLDLGANVDCTAEHLLQFAIMGAALAQAVDHLDRPTVGLLNIGEEVIKGNEVVKEAAELLRASPLNFHGNVEGDDIFKGTVDVVVCDGFVGNVVLKSVEGLAKMLSSVIREEFKRNFITLLAGAVASPVLNRLRRRVDNRRYNGAALLGLRGVVIKSHGSADAYAYGFALQRARGAVASKLLERTAQTVAQIRERVQLNEAAAQQAAAAEGTV encoded by the coding sequence GTGATACGCATCGCTATAGACTGCATGGGCGGGGACCACGGTCTGCCCGTCACCATACCGGCCGCGATCGAGTTCGCTCGACAATATCCGGACACCCGGCTATTGCTGGTCGGGTTGCCGGATGCGATCGAGGCCGCGCTCTCCGAACATCGTTCGGCGCCGCGCGATCGCCTCGAAATCGTTGCTGCCTCGGAAGTCGTCACAATGGACGACCCCGTAGAGGTGGCTTTGCGCCGTAAAAAAGACTCGTCCATGCGGCTAGCTGCACAAGCCGTCAAGGACGGTCGCGCCGACGCCTGCGTGTCGGCGGGCAATACCGGCGCATGGATGGCGATTTCCCGCTATGTTCTCAAGACGCTGGATGGCATTGACCGTCCGGCGATCGCCACGTCTATCCCTAATCAGGTCGGAGGCGCTACGACGGTGCTGGATCTGGGGGCCAATGTCGACTGCACGGCAGAGCATCTGCTGCAGTTCGCCATCATGGGCGCTGCACTCGCGCAGGCGGTTGATCATCTCGATCGGCCGACGGTGGGTCTTCTGAACATCGGTGAAGAAGTCATCAAAGGCAATGAGGTGGTCAAAGAGGCCGCCGAATTGCTGCGCGCCAGTCCGCTCAATTTCCACGGTAACGTGGAAGGCGATGATATTTTCAAGGGCACGGTCGATGTGGTCGTCTGCGACGGCTTCGTCGGGAATGTCGTGCTTAAATCCGTCGAAGGATTGGCGAAGATGCTCTCTAGCGTCATTCGCGAAGAATTCAAGCGCAATTTCATCACGCTTCTGGCAGGCGCTGTCGCCTCGCCGGTCCTGAACCGTCTGCGTCGGCGTGTCGACAACCGCCGTTATAACGGCGCGGCGCTGCTGGGTCTGCGTGGTGTGGTGATCAAGAGCCATGGCTCGGCTGACGCCTATGCCTATGGATTTGCGCTGCAACGCGCTCGCGGAGCGGTCGCCAGCAAGTTGCTGGAACGCACGGCCCAGACCGTCGCTCAAATCAGGGAACGCGTTCAATTGAACGAAGCGGCAGCCCAACAGGCTGCAGCAGCAGAGGGCACCGTTTGA